One genomic segment of Fusobacterium mortiferum ATCC 9817 includes these proteins:
- the murJ gene encoding murein biosynthesis integral membrane protein MurJ, with protein sequence MFRSGLLVMIITMVSRVLGLVRAGIIAYYFGASAMTDAFFSAFKISNFFRQLLGEGALGSSFIPLYNERVESEGEENSKQFIYSILNLLFVFSTIVTILMIIFSQGIIDGIVSGFPDETKIIASRLLKIMSVYFVFISLSGMVCAILNNFKQFAVPASTSIFFNLAIILASMYFGKTYGIDALAYGVVIGGLFQFLVVLPAFFKIMKGYSFKIDWKDPYLKKIFIMICPMLIGIVARQVNTIVDQMFASYLAEGGVSALENATRLYLLPVGVFGVSISTVIFPALSKAMSKNDLDGATDNIVKGLNILLFLIIPSTAVLTFYAPEVIRLTLSYGKFDEEAVRVTSQALLYYSLGLYFYTAIYLITRAFYSVKNSKYPVKFSIISIVINIVLNFLLIKSMAYRGLALSTSIASGVNFFLLLIVFRRKYINFSLKKSYIFFIKTFIITAIALIASYKIDNTIIKLVVFSAVYMLFWAKSLLKNKMEVF encoded by the coding sequence ATGTTTAGAAGTGGACTTCTAGTTATGATAATTACAATGGTAAGTAGAGTATTAGGACTGGTAAGAGCTGGGATAATAGCTTACTATTTTGGAGCATCTGCTATGACAGATGCTTTTTTCAGTGCTTTTAAAATCAGTAACTTTTTTAGACAACTATTGGGAGAGGGAGCTTTAGGAAGTTCTTTTATCCCCTTATATAATGAAAGAGTAGAGAGTGAGGGAGAGGAGAATAGCAAACAGTTTATCTATTCAATCCTCAACTTGCTTTTTGTATTTAGTACAATAGTAACTATTCTTATGATAATTTTCTCTCAGGGAATAATAGATGGAATAGTTAGTGGATTTCCTGATGAAACTAAAATAATAGCTTCAAGGCTTTTAAAAATAATGTCAGTGTATTTTGTTTTTATAAGTTTATCAGGAATGGTTTGTGCTATATTAAATAATTTTAAACAATTTGCTGTACCAGCTTCAACTTCAATCTTTTTTAATTTAGCTATAATTTTAGCCTCTATGTACTTTGGAAAAACCTATGGGATAGACGCTCTAGCTTATGGAGTTGTAATAGGGGGATTATTTCAATTTTTAGTGGTATTACCAGCTTTCTTTAAAATAATGAAGGGATACTCTTTTAAAATAGATTGGAAAGACCCATATCTTAAGAAAATTTTTATAATGATATGTCCTATGCTCATAGGAATAGTAGCTAGGCAAGTAAATACTATTGTAGACCAGATGTTTGCTTCATATTTAGCAGAAGGGGGAGTTTCAGCCCTTGAAAATGCAACTAGATTGTATCTTCTACCAGTTGGGGTATTTGGAGTATCCATATCCACTGTAATATTCCCAGCACTTTCTAAAGCTATGTCAAAAAATGACTTAGATGGAGCAACTGATAATATAGTAAAAGGATTAAATATTTTACTGTTTTTAATAATTCCATCAACAGCTGTATTGACTTTTTACGCACCAGAGGTAATTAGGCTTACACTTTCCTATGGAAAATTTGATGAGGAAGCTGTAAGAGTTACTTCTCAAGCTTTACTTTATTACTCATTGGGATTATACTTCTATACAGCTATTTATTTGATAACTAGAGCTTTTTATAGTGTAAAAAACAGCAAATATCCAGTAAAATTCTCTATAATCTCAATAGTTATAAATATAGTCTTAAATTTCTTGTTGATAAAAAGTATGGCATACAGAGGTTTAGCACTTTCAACTTCCATAGCTTCAGGAGTAAATTTTTTCCTTTTGTTAATAGTATTTAGAAGAAAATATATAAACTTTAGTTTAAAAAAGAGTTATATTTTCTTTATAAAAACATTTATTATTACAGCTATTGCACTAATAGCAAGCTATAAAATAGATAATACAATTATAAAGTTAGTGGTATTTTCTGCTGTATATATGTTATTCTGGGCTAAGAGTCTTTTGAAAAATAAGATGGAAGTGTTTTGA
- a CDS encoding Eco57I restriction-modification methylase domain-containing protein translates to MKEKKYNYQVYTPNKIAEKINLIALEKYFEGEITYEKLMSVRALDLSCGNGNLLLPFLESLILLSKDISGKYFYNPLWIKGCDINEEAVNLTKRKGEELLKKYSLKGSIDIENIDGLMLEGKKYNIVLGNPPYLGEKNNREVFQKIKNTSFGMKYYEGKMDYFYFFVEKAVELLEERGILVYLTTNYWLKADSAKKLRNTLKENGSFSKIIFYDNSLFSKAKGQHNIIFTWEKLENIDINIEIELPEEKFNLKNSELYDENFKIVLADRESREYNKRVKEIANYRLKDLVNINQGIVSGYDKAFVFDEYQEKFKDYLKPFYKNKDIGKYNNEKNSFWILYLDKETPLNKELEKYLKKYYSELSARREVKIGRIEWWQLQWARDRQIFSKPKILVRQRCKTNQFSYDEGEFYGSADIYFVTTKSEEIDIFYILGYMNSSTFLQWFKYNGKTKGKNYEFYSTPLKETPIYYPNNKEEIEYIRKLVKNQIKNYDDSVQKEIDRYFEEIFSK, encoded by the coding sequence ATGAAAGAGAAAAAATATAATTATCAGGTGTATACTCCAAATAAGATAGCCGAAAAAATAAATTTAATAGCATTGGAAAAGTATTTTGAAGGAGAGATTACCTATGAAAAATTGATGAGTGTAAGAGCTTTAGATTTATCCTGTGGAAATGGTAATCTTTTACTTCCATTTTTAGAATCTCTTATACTTCTTTCAAAGGATATCAGTGGAAAATACTTTTATAATCCACTGTGGATAAAAGGGTGTGATATAAATGAGGAAGCTGTAAATTTGACTAAGAGAAAGGGAGAGGAGCTTCTAAAAAAATACTCTTTAAAGGGAAGTATAGATATTGAAAATATAGATGGATTGATGTTAGAGGGAAAAAAATATAATATAGTTTTGGGAAATCCTCCATATCTAGGAGAAAAAAACAACAGAGAGGTATTTCAAAAAATAAAAAATACCTCTTTTGGTATGAAATATTATGAAGGAAAGATGGATTATTTCTACTTTTTTGTGGAAAAAGCTGTGGAACTTTTAGAAGAGAGAGGAATTTTAGTCTATCTTACAACAAATTATTGGCTGAAGGCTGATAGTGCTAAAAAATTACGTAATACTCTTAAGGAGAATGGAAGTTTTTCTAAAATAATATTTTATGATAACTCTCTTTTTTCTAAAGCTAAGGGACAACATAATATAATTTTTACTTGGGAGAAGTTAGAAAATATTGATATCAATATAGAGATAGAGTTACCAGAGGAAAAATTTAATTTAAAAAATAGTGAACTCTATGATGAGAATTTTAAAATAGTGTTGGCAGATAGAGAGAGTAGGGAGTATAATAAAAGAGTAAAAGAGATAGCAAATTATAGGTTGAAAGATTTAGTAAATATAAATCAAGGAATAGTTTCTGGCTATGATAAAGCTTTTGTTTTTGATGAATATCAAGAGAAATTTAAAGATTATCTTAAACCTTTTTACAAAAATAAAGATATTGGAAAGTATAATAATGAAAAAAATAGCTTTTGGATTTTGTATTTAGATAAAGAAACCCCTCTTAATAAAGAGTTAGAAAAGTATTTAAAGAAGTATTACTCAGAGCTAAGTGCAAGAAGAGAGGTAAAAATAGGAAGAATAGAGTGGTGGCAACTTCAATGGGCAAGAGATAGACAGATTTTTTCAAAGCCTAAGATACTTGTTCGTCAAAGATGTAAAACTAATCAATTTTCCTATGATGAAGGGGAATTTTATGGAAGTGCTGATATCTATTTTGTAACTACTAAGAGTGAAGAGATAGATATATTCTATATTTTAGGGTATATGAACTCTAGTACTTTTTTACAATGGTTTAAGTATAACGGAAAAACAAAAGGGAAGAACTATGAATTTTACTCTACTCCACTAAAAGAAACACCGATATACTATCCTAATAATAAAGAAGAGATAGAGTATATAAGAAAATTAGTAAAAAATCAAATAAAAAATTATGATGACAGTGTACAAAAAGAAATAGACAGATATTTTGAAGAAATTTTTAGTAAGTGA
- a CDS encoding ABC transporter substrate-binding protein, with amino-acid sequence MKKLGLFLLSLLFVSCGGGDKKTEVAEQAHKKVVVAQATKPKTLDPPLANQVDSMKVARQIFNTLLVVDDEGNLVPEIAEKWEFETPTSILFTIRKGIKFHNGAELTVDDVAFSLERMRGKAGTRILVESISGVEVVDDTHVRVTMSEPFSPLLYNLTLSLCGIINKEDTLKRGESEIAVKPNGTGLFKLTYWNSGDIVKLEPFEDSFMGKPEIDELEFKIIPEGNNRLIALETGEVDIAYNINPSDIKFIEENNDLVLVNKPSMRAEYLAFNLNKEPLNQKEFRQAVNMVLDRKGILAAIYDNAGESATSMLSPEMIGGKPTGDITLRVDEAKELLKKVKNVPSKLSIMTDSVPTNIQTAQIIQSNIKELGIELVIEPVEWGTYLERSAMGEHELLLGGWFPGTNDSDIVLYPLYHSNAKGSAGNRSFYSNPEYDKLVEMGRQETDVEKRAELYREAQAILEEDLPIIPMLRKNEVIGMRKNISGFIFRPNGHHVLTKLRKE; translated from the coding sequence ATGAAAAAATTGGGGTTATTTCTTTTATCACTTTTATTTGTATCATGTGGTGGAGGAGATAAAAAAACAGAAGTAGCTGAACAAGCACATAAAAAAGTTGTAGTAGCTCAAGCAACAAAGCCAAAAACTTTGGATCCACCATTAGCAAATCAGGTGGATTCTATGAAAGTAGCAAGACAGATTTTTAATACTTTGCTAGTTGTTGATGATGAGGGAAATCTCGTTCCAGAGATAGCAGAGAAGTGGGAATTCGAAACACCAACTTCTATTCTTTTTACAATTAGAAAAGGAATAAAATTTCATAATGGTGCAGAGTTAACTGTTGATGATGTTGCTTTTTCATTAGAAAGAATGAGAGGAAAAGCTGGGACAAGAATATTGGTAGAGAGTATAAGTGGAGTAGAGGTAGTAGATGATACTCATGTAAGAGTAACCATGTCAGAACCATTCTCACCACTACTATATAACTTAACACTTTCTCTTTGTGGAATCATAAATAAAGAGGATACTTTAAAAAGAGGAGAATCAGAGATAGCTGTAAAACCTAATGGAACAGGACTATTTAAATTAACTTATTGGAATAGTGGAGATATTGTAAAACTTGAACCGTTTGAAGATAGTTTTATGGGAAAACCAGAGATAGATGAATTGGAATTTAAAATTATTCCAGAAGGAAATAATAGACTTATAGCTTTAGAAACTGGAGAGGTAGATATAGCTTATAATATAAATCCATCTGATATAAAATTTATAGAGGAGAATAATGATTTAGTCTTAGTAAATAAACCCTCTATGAGAGCAGAGTATTTAGCTTTTAATTTAAATAAAGAGCCTTTAAACCAAAAAGAGTTTAGACAAGCTGTAAATATGGTATTAGATAGAAAGGGAATATTAGCTGCTATATATGATAATGCTGGAGAGTCAGCTACTTCTATGTTAAGTCCAGAAATGATAGGAGGAAAACCTACTGGAGATATAACTTTAAGAGTAGATGAGGCAAAAGAATTATTGAAAAAAGTAAAAAATGTTCCAAGTAAGTTGAGTATAATGACAGACTCTGTTCCTACAAATATTCAAACAGCTCAAATAATTCAATCAAATATAAAAGAGTTAGGGATAGAATTGGTAATAGAACCTGTTGAGTGGGGAACTTATTTAGAGAGAAGTGCTATGGGAGAGCATGAATTATTATTGGGAGGTTGGTTCCCAGGAACTAATGACTCTGATATAGTTCTATACCCATTGTATCACTCTAATGCTAAGGGAAGTGCTGGAAATAGAAGTTTCTATAGTAATCCAGAATACGATAAACTTGTAGAGATGGGAAGACAGGAAACAGATGTGGAAAAAAGAGCAGAGTTATATAGAGAGGCTCAAGCTATATTAGAAGAAGATTTACCAATTATTCCTATGTTAAGAAAAAATGAGGTTATAGGAATGAGAAAAAATATCTCTGGATTTATCTTCAGACCAAATGGACATCATGTATTGACTAAATTAAGAAAAGAGTAA
- a CDS encoding linear amide C-N hydrolase, with protein MKKIFKLTLSLFLILSSLALACTGITIKTLDNKIVQGRTIEYGESNLNSKLVVSPRGKEYQSLTPDGKLAGYKWKGKYGYVGASLITDMFIGEGINEVGLNAGLFYFPHYGSLTKYNKKISKKSIVDMQVVSWILSNFATVDEVKEGLKKIKVVNIGYDEKGNPLPTAHWRVADSKGGNIVIEIVNNGEVKIHDNKIGVLTNSPDYQWHVKNLNNYINLYAGNAKNFNVNGQEFFSFGAGTGAMGLPGDITPPSRFVRAFYFLNTMKPAETSKEAINEAFHILNNFDLPIGVEYPAEHKSYIPKDLPSATQWTAISSLNDREFYYKTMYNSQIRKVDLKKIDFSTVKYTVLPLDEKPEENIQEITF; from the coding sequence ATGAAAAAAATTTTTAAACTAACACTCAGTTTATTTTTAATCTTATCCAGTCTAGCACTTGCTTGTACAGGTATTACTATAAAAACTTTGGATAATAAAATAGTACAAGGAAGAACTATTGAATATGGAGAAAGTAATCTTAATAGTAAACTTGTAGTATCTCCAAGAGGAAAAGAGTATCAATCTCTTACTCCAGATGGAAAACTAGCTGGATATAAATGGAAAGGTAAATATGGTTATGTGGGAGCCAGTCTTATTACTGATATGTTTATTGGAGAGGGAATAAATGAAGTTGGACTTAATGCTGGACTATTTTATTTTCCTCACTATGGTAGTCTAACTAAATATAATAAAAAAATATCAAAAAAATCTATAGTTGATATGCAAGTTGTAAGTTGGATTTTATCTAATTTTGCGACTGTTGATGAAGTAAAAGAGGGACTTAAAAAGATAAAAGTTGTAAATATTGGGTATGATGAAAAAGGAAATCCTTTACCTACTGCTCATTGGAGAGTAGCTGATTCTAAAGGTGGAAATATCGTCATAGAGATTGTAAATAATGGAGAGGTAAAAATCCATGATAATAAAATAGGGGTACTAACTAACTCCCCAGATTATCAGTGGCATGTAAAAAATCTTAATAACTATATTAATCTTTATGCTGGAAATGCTAAAAATTTCAATGTCAATGGACAGGAATTTTTCTCATTTGGAGCTGGGACAGGAGCTATGGGGTTACCTGGAGATATCACTCCACCATCAAGATTTGTCAGAGCTTTTTATTTCTTAAATACTATGAAGCCAGCTGAAACTTCAAAAGAAGCTATCAATGAAGCTTTCCATATTTTAAATAATTTTGATTTACCAATAGGTGTAGAGTATCCAGCTGAACATAAATCTTATATTCCTAAAGATTTACCAAGTGCAACTCAATGGACAGCGATTAGTAGTCTAAATGACAGAGAGTTCTACTATAAAACTATGTATAATAGTCAAATAAGAAAAGTTGATTTGAAAAAAATAGATTTCTCTACAGTAAAATATACAGTTCTTCCATTAGATGAAAAACCAGAAGAAAATATTCAAGAAATTACATTTTAA
- a CDS encoding YbaB/EbfC family nucleoid-associated protein, translated as MVRKLKGGKTSQGAGSQMNILKQAQAMQQQMLLVQEGLKEKELTSSVGGGAVTVKVNGQKELLEVKLTDDIIKEAADDKEMLEDLIVSAVREAMRQADELAEAEMGKVTGGINIPGLF; from the coding sequence ATGGTAAGAAAATTAAAAGGTGGAAAAACATCACAAGGTGCAGGAAGCCAAATGAATATATTAAAACAAGCTCAAGCTATGCAACAACAAATGTTACTAGTTCAAGAGGGGCTTAAAGAGAAAGAATTAACTTCTTCTGTTGGGGGAGGAGCTGTAACTGTTAAAGTTAATGGACAAAAAGAGTTATTAGAAGTTAAATTAACTGATGATATCATTAAAGAAGCTGCTGATGATAAAGAAATGTTAGAGGATTTAATCGTTTCTGCTGTAAGAGAAGCTATGAGACAAGCTGATGAGTTAGCTGAAGCAGAAATGGGAAAAGTAACTGGTGGAATTAATATCCCTGGATTATTCTAA
- the sppA gene encoding signal peptide peptidase SppA translates to MKIFTFFKKIVLGTILFIIKEVFSFIIKFSLFLILIVGVIGAILKYSSKDETIVLKENSVVVVDLGKEYKEKLEGLPKFLIEGEINFYSLLTKLNSIKNDNKVKGVLLKLDNMTLDRGQIEELSGKLEELRKNNKMVLAYANNMNNRNYSLALASDKIIMPPTMSANVNITGYYNELAYYKGLADKLGIKFNVIHVGDYKSYGENFTKNQMSQEYRENIIRLQDRIYNNFLNKIVEKRKINKNLINNRILAGDFVFSEPYQMEKFNMIDEKVYESQIKDIIGSERLIPIEKYQESILHSQNKIAIIYAEGNILLDGERGGIGNSITPEKINSEIDKALKNPNIKGIVLRLNSPGGSALASNLIHHKLQEANKIKPIYVSIGGVAASGGYYMASAGQKIFADNESITGSIGVVSLIPNFNELMKKIDVNVESVKKGEYSDLFSLTKDFNGKDREKIYASSVKVYNEFLDVVAQGRNLNREYVHSIAQGKVWLGEEGKEIDLVDEIGGIENAISSLAKELKIDSYEVVEIVEKEKLDVMLKQYIPFKTFWKNLSLLEEEKELFFEPIYFFPYKM, encoded by the coding sequence ATGAAAATATTTACTTTTTTTAAAAAAATAGTTTTAGGAACAATTTTATTTATTATAAAGGAAGTCTTCTCTTTTATAATTAAATTTTCTCTATTTTTAATTTTAATAGTTGGAGTAATTGGAGCTATTCTCAAATACTCCTCTAAAGATGAAACAATAGTATTGAAAGAAAATAGTGTTGTAGTAGTAGATTTAGGGAAAGAGTACAAAGAAAAGTTAGAGGGATTACCTAAATTTTTAATTGAAGGGGAGATTAATTTTTATTCTCTTTTAACAAAACTAAACTCTATTAAAAATGATAATAAAGTAAAAGGAGTTTTACTAAAACTGGATAATATGACATTGGATAGAGGACAAATTGAGGAGCTAAGTGGCAAATTAGAAGAGCTTAGAAAAAATAACAAGATGGTTCTTGCCTATGCTAATAATATGAATAATAGAAATTACTCTCTTGCTCTTGCTTCTGATAAAATAATTATGCCTCCTACTATGAGTGCTAATGTAAATATTACTGGATATTATAATGAATTAGCTTACTATAAGGGATTGGCTGATAAGTTAGGAATAAAATTTAATGTAATACATGTGGGAGATTATAAATCTTATGGAGAGAATTTTACTAAAAATCAGATGTCACAAGAGTATAGGGAAAATATTATAAGATTACAAGATAGGATTTATAATAACTTTCTAAATAAAATAGTTGAAAAGAGAAAGATTAATAAAAATTTAATTAATAATAGAATACTAGCTGGAGATTTTGTATTTTCTGAACCATATCAAATGGAAAAATTTAATATGATAGATGAAAAAGTTTATGAATCTCAAATAAAAGATATAATAGGAAGTGAAAGATTAATTCCTATCGAAAAATACCAAGAGAGTATTCTACACTCTCAAAATAAAATAGCTATCATATATGCTGAAGGTAATATCTTACTAGATGGAGAGAGAGGAGGAATTGGAAACTCTATTACTCCTGAAAAAATCAATTCTGAAATTGACAAAGCTTTAAAAAATCCCAATATAAAAGGAATAGTTTTAAGACTTAATTCTCCAGGTGGCTCAGCTCTTGCTTCTAATCTTATCCATCATAAGCTACAAGAGGCTAATAAGATAAAACCGATATATGTCTCAATAGGTGGAGTAGCTGCTTCTGGTGGATATTATATGGCTAGTGCTGGGCAAAAAATATTTGCTGATAATGAAAGTATCACTGGTTCTATTGGAGTTGTTAGCCTTATTCCTAACTTCAATGAGCTTATGAAAAAAATAGATGTAAATGTGGAGAGTGTAAAAAAGGGAGAGTATTCTGACCTATTCTCTTTAACTAAAGATTTCAATGGAAAAGATAGAGAAAAAATATATGCTTCTAGTGTAAAGGTATACAATGAATTTTTAGATGTAGTAGCTCAAGGAAGAAATTTAAATAGAGAGTATGTACACTCAATAGCTCAAGGAAAGGTATGGTTAGGAGAAGAGGGAAAAGAGATAGACTTAGTTGATGAAATTGGTGGTATTGAAAATGCTATTTCCTCTCTTGCAAAAGAATTAAAAATAGATAGTTATGAAGTAGTGGAGATAGTAGAAAAGGAAAAACTTGATGTGATGTTAAAACAATATATTCCTTTTAAAACTTTTTGGAAAAATTTATCACTTTTAGAGGAAGAGAAAGAGTTATTTTTTGAACCAATCTATTTTTTTCCATATAAGATGTAG
- a CDS encoding DMT family transporter, which produces MRYLGEIFALITALGWALSSLFFEQASKKADSISVNVIRLVMGIIFLGIFTCIDRGVILPVDATSYNWKILGISGLIGLFFGDMFLYEAYVMIGARICMLFMTMTPLVVGIFGYLFLGEALTLIQIVAMLITCSGVLLVVIKPKNKNDEKKLSSKGILFICIATILEATGIVFTKMGSMGYDPSSSTQIRMICALGVFIIFLTYKRLWKKVFNVLRDRKVILLIIGGTITATAGITFLVAALNLGNAGIISTISSTSPILIIPISYLIFKEKIKIKEIIGACISVFGIALFFL; this is translated from the coding sequence ATGAGATATTTAGGAGAGATTTTTGCACTTATTACAGCACTTGGTTGGGCTTTAAGTTCACTCTTTTTTGAACAAGCTTCTAAAAAAGCTGATAGTATTTCAGTAAATGTAATTAGATTAGTAATGGGAATTATATTTTTAGGAATATTTACTTGTATAGATAGAGGAGTTATCTTACCAGTGGATGCTACATCTTATAATTGGAAAATATTGGGGATATCTGGATTGATAGGATTATTTTTTGGAGATATGTTTTTATACGAAGCCTATGTTATGATAGGGGCTAGAATATGTATGTTATTTATGACAATGACTCCACTTGTAGTAGGAATATTTGGTTATCTTTTTTTAGGGGAAGCATTGACATTGATTCAAATTGTAGCTATGTTAATAACTTGTAGTGGAGTACTATTAGTAGTAATCAAACCTAAAAATAAAAATGATGAGAAAAAATTATCATCAAAAGGGATACTATTTATCTGCATAGCTACAATTTTAGAAGCAACAGGAATAGTATTTACTAAGATGGGTTCAATGGGATATGACCCGAGTTCATCTACTCAGATAAGAATGATTTGTGCTTTAGGTGTCTTTATAATTTTTCTTACTTACAAAAGATTGTGGAAAAAAGTTTTTAATGTGTTGAGGGATAGGAAAGTTATATTACTAATAATAGGTGGAACTATTACAGCTACAGCTGGAATAACTTTTTTAGTAGCAGCTCTTAATTTAGGGAATGCTGGTATTATATCTACAATTTCTTCTACCAGCCCAATTCTTATAATTCCCATATCATATTTAATATTTAAAGAGAAGATAAAGATAAAAGAGATAATAGGAGCTTGTATCTCTGTTTTTGGGATAGCTCTATTTTTCTTATAA
- a CDS encoding nucleoside recognition domain-containing protein, giving the protein MINAIWCGLIVIGILVGIFTGNVQAVTDSAIESAGTAVTLSLEMIGVMALWLGLMKIAEEAGMVKAMGNLMKPLLVKLFPEIPADHPAMGSIVANMAANFFGLGNAATPLGIKAMQELQLLNDNKDEASNSMVMFLAINTSSVTLISSSTIAYRVAAGSANATEIIAPTIVATIMSTAVAIISCKFLEKLPKYKREKIEIKK; this is encoded by the coding sequence ATGATTAATGCAATTTGGTGTGGACTTATAGTGATAGGAATATTGGTGGGGATATTTACAGGAAATGTACAAGCAGTTACAGATTCGGCTATTGAATCAGCAGGTACAGCTGTAACTTTATCTTTAGAGATGATAGGGGTAATGGCTCTATGGCTTGGACTTATGAAGATAGCTGAAGAGGCAGGAATGGTAAAAGCAATGGGAAATTTAATGAAACCACTTTTAGTAAAATTATTTCCTGAGATACCAGCTGATCACCCGGCTATGGGAAGTATAGTAGCTAATATGGCAGCTAACTTTTTTGGATTAGGAAATGCAGCTACTCCACTTGGAATAAAGGCTATGCAAGAGTTACAACTTTTAAATGATAATAAAGATGAGGCATCAAATTCTATGGTAATGTTTTTAGCTATTAATACTTCATCTGTAACTTTAATTTCATCTAGTACAATAGCATATAGAGTAGCAGCTGGTTCAGCTAATGCTACTGAAATAATAGCTCCAACAATAGTAGCAACAATTATGTCAACAGCTGTAGCTATAATTTCCTGTAAGTTTTTAGAAAAGTTACCTAAATATAAAAGAGAAAAAATAGAAATAAAAAAATAA
- a CDS encoding spore maturation protein, whose translation MFVRIMENISLYAIPLIILVIVGYAYFVKKIKVYEVFCEGAKEGFNTAIRIIPFLVAMLVAIGIFRASGCIDIMMKILDPVFSLIGMPGEVLPMAILRPLSGGGATGVMNDLMLTYGPDSLIGRIASTMMGSTETTFYVLAVYFGAVSIRKTRHAVAAGLLADLAGLLTAVWICRIMFA comes from the coding sequence ATGTTCGTAAGAATAATGGAAAATATATCACTTTATGCCATACCTTTAATTATATTAGTAATAGTAGGATACGCTTATTTTGTAAAGAAAATAAAAGTTTATGAAGTATTTTGTGAAGGAGCAAAAGAGGGATTTAATACAGCTATTAGAATCATTCCTTTTTTAGTAGCTATGTTAGTGGCAATAGGTATTTTTAGGGCTTCTGGTTGTATAGATATTATGATGAAAATATTAGACCCAGTTTTCTCATTAATAGGAATGCCAGGAGAAGTGTTGCCAATGGCTATACTAAGACCTCTATCTGGAGGAGGAGCTACTGGAGTAATGAATGATTTAATGCTTACATATGGGCCAGATTCTTTAATAGGAAGAATAGCTTCTACTATGATGGGTTCAACAGAAACAACTTTCTATGTTCTTGCAGTATATTTTGGAGCAGTGAGCATAAGAAAAACAAGACATGCAGTAGCAGCTGGGCTATTAGCTGACTTAGCTGGACTTTTAACAGCTGTATGGATTTGTAGAATTATGTTTGCTTAA